In Maylandia zebra isolate NMK-2024a linkage group LG12, Mzebra_GT3a, whole genome shotgun sequence, a single genomic region encodes these proteins:
- the trpm3 gene encoding transient receptor potential cation channel subfamily M member 3 isoform X8 has protein sequence MNQLDAPRPLNWTIRKLCHAAFLPSVRLLKAQKSWIERAFSKRECVHIIVSAKDPHRCCCGRLIGQHVGLPPGISSSQNDKAERLAKNDSLSEKWSISKHTQLSPTDAFGTIEFQGGGHSNKAMYVRVSYDTKPDLLLHLMTKEWQLELPKLLISVHGGLQNFELQPKLKQVFGKGLIKAAMTTGAWIFTGGVNTGVIRHVGDALKDHASKSRGKICTIGIAPWGIVENQEDLVGKDVVRPYQTMSNPMSKLTVLNSLHSHFILADNGTTGKYGAEVKLRRQLEKHISLQKINTRIGQGVPVVALIVEGGPNVISIVLEYLRDTPPVPVVVCDGSGRASDILAFGHKYSEEGG, from the exons GCACAGAAATCGTGGATAGAAAGAGCATTCAGCAAGAGAGAATGTGTTCATATCATAGTGAGCGCCAAAGACCCCCATAG GTGCTGTTGTGGTCGTCTAATAGGTCAGCATGTGGGCTTGCCACCGGGCATCTCATCTAGTCAGAATGATAAGGCAGAGCGTTTGGCCAAGAATGACAGCCTGTCGGAGAAGTGGTcaatcagcaaacacacacagctcagccCCACTGATGCCTTCGGCACCATTGAGTTCCAGGGAGGAGGACACTCCAACAAAGCCATG TACGTACGAGTGTCTTATGACACCAAGCctgacctgctgctccaccTGATGACCAAGGAGTGGCAGCTGGAACTGCCCAAGCTGCTCATCTCAGTCCACGGGGGCCTGCAGAACTTTGAATTGCAGCCCAAACTCAAGCAGGTCTTTGGCAAAGGGCTCATCAAGGCTGCCATGACAACAGGGGCCTGGATATTCACTGGAGGAGTCAACACAG GTGTGATTCGCCACGTGGGTGATGCACTGAAAGACCACGCCTCCAAGTCAAGGGGAAAGATATGCACCATTGGTATTGCTCCATGGGGCATCGTAGAAAATCAAGAGGACCTTGTTGGCAAAGAT GTGGTGCGTCCATACCAGACCATGTCCAACCCGATGAGCAAGTTGACGGTTCTTAACAGTCTCCACTCCCACTTCATCCTGGCGGACAACGGCACCACAGGAAAGTATGGTGCTGAGGTCAAATTGCGACGTCAGCTAGAGAAACATATCTCCCTGCAGAAGATCAACACAC GTATCGGTCAGGGTGTGCCAGTGGTGGCACTGATCGTAGAAGGGGGTCCTAATGTGATCTCTATAGTGCTGGAGTACCTCAGGGACACTCCTCCAGTTCCTGTGGTGGTGTGCGACGGCAGCGGCAGAGCCTCTGACATCTTGGCCTTCGGACATAAATACTCAGAGGAGGGAGGGTAG